Genomic segment of Methanobrevibacter sp.:
TCCCATAAATATAATTGGAACATTTTGATAAATCATACTGATGTATGGGCTATTGAAGTAGTTTAAATAAACAAATACGCTTAATGATGAAATCAATGTTATTAATCCAAGTAGACATACTTTGGAATCACTTATTTTAAACTCTTTATTTGCTAAATAATAACCTAAAACAGGATATCCAACATAACCTGCAAAATAGCTTAAATCAAAGTTGGTCCATAAAGGATATGCATTAAATGTTTTTAAAATCATCAAGATAAACCAGATGCTTAAAAAGTATTTTAAACCGCTTTCACCATATTCTTTGACAAATGAGTTAAGAACAGGTAAGAATAAATAAATTCCGATTAAAACCCAGAAATACCATGTAATTGAAGGTTCTCCAATAAATGTATTCCATAAAAATGCCTCATTATATCTGTAATATTGTAATTGAACTAAAATCAGGATAATCCAGAATATAAACGGATAAATAATTCTTGTAAATCTCTTTTTTAAAAATTCTGTTAAATCTGGATATGGTCTGTTTAAAATAAGAGCACCACTTATCATTAAAAATATAGGAACACCTATTCTTCCAATATCATGGAAGGTCATTTGTGCTACAATTTGTGTTGTACCTACAAGTGGACCAAAAAAGTGATTAACGTGACATATGATAACTGCAATAATAGCAAATGCTCTTAAAAAATCATAATAAAATATTCTTTCTTTTTTTGTTTTCATATTATCAGCTATTTAGTATTCTCCAAAGTCAATTTCTTCAGGAGCAGGATTAAATCTGGATTCTTCAGGTGGAAGCTGCATATAATCATTAAAATCCATAGTCAATATCTTATCATAGTTATTTGGAATACTGACTTCAAGACCTTCAAATTTAGCTTTTTTAGCAGGCACCC
This window contains:
- a CDS encoding acyltransferase, with protein sequence MKTKKERIFYYDFLRAFAIIAVIICHVNHFFGPLVGTTQIVAQMTFHDIGRIGVPIFLMISGALILNRPYPDLTEFLKKRFTRIIYPFIFWIILILVQLQYYRYNEAFLWNTFIGEPSITWYFWVLIGIYLFLPVLNSFVKEYGESGLKYFLSIWFILMILKTFNAYPLWTNFDLSYFAGYVGYPVLGYYLANKEFKISDSKVCLLGLITLISSLSVFVYLNYFNSPYISMIYQNVPIIFMGTGLFLFVKYLDKLNKFNSIKDNFIGKAIISLSVCSYGMYFSHVLVVKFLSYYNPHSHLMFPVMFVLIILLSWLLPYVLSKIPYVKTFSGL